A window from Bacillota bacterium encodes these proteins:
- a CDS encoding ABC transporter substrate-binding protein — MRVSKWVALLTVILFSLSIIAGCGGGQAPPPAAAEEIKIGLIAPLTGDVKTFGESVKNAFELAIEESGNKVGDFNIKYVIADDRNVATEAVNVADKLITQDKVSAIVGSVTSSCTIPISEVAQAAGVVVISPTATNPKVTVDAGNRKDFIFRACFIDPFQGTVAARFALDELGAKTAAVLFDQGNDYTIGLKDFFKEAFVAGGGTMLAEEAYAKTDTDFSAVLTRIAQLKPDILFLPDYYQKASLIGKQARDKGITAVFLGGDGWDSPDLDFAAMEGGYFTNHYSPEDPRPVVAEWVAKYTAKYGQTPDALATLAYDATNLLLAAIEKAGSKDPAAIRDAMAATDGFQAVSGSISFDENGNPIKSAAILQVKDGAQKFVTIVDP, encoded by the coding sequence GTGAGAGTGTCCAAATGGGTAGCCCTGTTGACGGTGATTCTCTTTTCGCTGTCCATTATCGCCGGTTGCGGCGGTGGCCAAGCTCCGCCCCCGGCTGCGGCGGAGGAAATCAAGATCGGTTTGATCGCCCCCCTGACGGGTGACGTCAAGACTTTCGGCGAATCCGTGAAGAATGCTTTCGAGCTGGCGATCGAGGAATCGGGTAACAAAGTCGGAGACTTCAACATCAAGTACGTCATCGCCGACGACCGGAACGTGGCCACCGAAGCCGTGAACGTAGCCGACAAGCTCATCACCCAGGACAAAGTATCGGCGATCGTGGGTTCGGTTACTTCGTCCTGCACCATCCCGATTTCGGAAGTGGCTCAGGCTGCGGGCGTGGTCGTGATCAGCCCGACCGCGACCAACCCGAAGGTCACCGTTGATGCCGGGAACCGCAAAGACTTCATCTTCCGGGCCTGCTTCATCGACCCGTTCCAGGGCACCGTCGCGGCCCGCTTCGCCCTTGACGAACTCGGCGCCAAGACGGCGGCCGTCCTGTTCGACCAGGGGAACGACTACACCATCGGTCTGAAGGACTTTTTCAAGGAGGCGTTCGTCGCCGGGGGCGGCACGATGCTGGCTGAAGAGGCCTACGCCAAGACCGACACCGACTTTTCAGCAGTGCTCACCCGGATCGCGCAGCTGAAACCCGACATCCTGTTCCTGCCCGACTACTACCAGAAAGCCAGCCTGATCGGCAAGCAGGCCCGCGACAAGGGCATCACCGCCGTTTTCCTCGGCGGCGACGGCTGGGACAGCCCGGACCTGGATTTCGCGGCCATGGAAGGCGGCTACTTCACCAACCACTATTCTCCTGAGGACCCGCGTCCGGTAGTGGCGGAATGGGTAGCGAAGTACACCGCCAAATACGGCCAGACCCCCGACGCCCTGGCCACCCTGGCGTACGACGCCACCAACCTTCTGCTGGCGGCCATCGAGAAGGCCGGCTCCAAGGACCCGGCGGCCATCCGCGACGCGATGGCGGCGACCGACGGCTTCCAGGCCGTGAGCGGCAGCATCAGCTTCGATGAGAACGGTAACCCCATCAAGTCGGCCGCGATCCTGCAGGTCAAGGACGGCGCCCAGAAGTTCGTAACCATCGTAGATCCCTAG
- a CDS encoding branched-chain amino acid ABC transporter permease — MEYFLEQVINGLQLGMVYALIALGYTMVYGIVRLINFAHGDVFMVGAFIGYFGFTNWNMPWPLAIVVAMIICAALGMTIERLAYRPLRYAPRIMALIAAIGVSFFIEYFCSLKFMFGPNYRVVQRPFEEVYWSIGGVTISNIQVLIFVTAVIMLIGLQYLVYRTKLGAAMRTLSFDHDTARLMGVNVDRTISLTFGIGAALAAVGGVLYAIAYPQIFTFMGIMPGLKAFTAAVLGGIGLIPGAMLGALIMGQAEVMTAAFISSQLRDMIAFSILILVLLIKPTGILGKTQPEKV, encoded by the coding sequence TTGGAGTATTTTCTAGAACAGGTGATCAACGGGCTTCAACTGGGTATGGTTTACGCGCTGATCGCCCTCGGGTACACAATGGTCTACGGCATAGTAAGACTCATCAACTTCGCCCACGGCGATGTTTTTATGGTGGGGGCGTTCATTGGCTATTTCGGGTTCACCAACTGGAACATGCCTTGGCCGCTGGCGATCGTGGTGGCGATGATTATCTGCGCCGCGCTGGGCATGACCATTGAGCGGCTTGCCTACCGCCCTCTGCGCTACGCACCGCGGATTATGGCGCTCATTGCCGCCATCGGTGTGTCGTTCTTCATCGAGTACTTTTGCAGCCTGAAGTTTATGTTCGGTCCGAACTACCGGGTGGTTCAGCGCCCTTTTGAAGAGGTCTACTGGAGCATCGGCGGGGTCACGATTTCCAACATCCAGGTCCTGATCTTCGTCACCGCGGTGATAATGCTTATCGGCCTTCAATACCTCGTGTACCGGACCAAGCTCGGCGCCGCGATGCGCACGTTGTCCTTCGACCACGACACCGCCCGGTTGATGGGCGTGAACGTAGACCGCACCATCTCCTTGACCTTCGGAATCGGCGCGGCCCTGGCGGCGGTGGGCGGCGTGCTTTACGCCATCGCCTACCCACAGATTTTCACGTTCATGGGAATCATGCCCGGCCTCAAGGCCTTCACCGCCGCCGTGCTGGGGGGTATCGGCCTCATTCCCGGAGCGATGCTGGGGGCTTTAATCATGGGCCAGGCGGAAGTGATGACCGCGGCGTTCATCTCCTCCCAGTTACGCGACATGATCGCCTTCTCGATCCTAATTTTGGTGCTGCTGATTAAACCCACCGGCATTTTGGGCAAGACCCAGCCGGAAAAGGTTTAA
- a CDS encoding branched-chain amino acid ABC transporter permease → MGVNSNYKRLALYAAGTVAVYALIKLLVLSGFINPYWQRVLDQSMIVAIGALGLSVIFGISGQFSIGHAAFYGIGAYTAGLVTKSLGGEAAAFLAALVAGVFMAALVAFLFGLPVLRLTSDYLGIATLGFGVICKVGFDNANKVIPAMGGATGMTGVPQVADFDWIFLFFILSIVLARNFVQSAQGRSCMALREDEVAANVIGINIFRYKMLAFVFGCGLAGLAGALYAHRYPFLHPSNFDFLPSVDFLIIVVLGGMGSLTGTVVTAIGWVFLLEVLRAVLGMAFMDWRGVIYALILVVTILVRRQGLFGNKEYGFLAPRVFKAKEGPNATVKG, encoded by the coding sequence ATGGGAGTAAATAGCAACTATAAGCGGCTTGCCCTTTACGCGGCGGGGACCGTGGCGGTCTACGCGTTGATCAAGTTGCTGGTGCTGAGTGGATTCATCAATCCCTACTGGCAACGCGTGCTGGACCAATCCATGATCGTTGCCATCGGTGCCCTGGGCTTGAGCGTGATTTTCGGGATCTCCGGCCAGTTCTCCATCGGGCACGCCGCGTTTTACGGCATCGGTGCCTACACGGCCGGTTTGGTGACGAAGTCACTCGGCGGGGAGGCCGCTGCGTTTCTGGCGGCGCTGGTGGCCGGAGTGTTTATGGCCGCGCTGGTGGCGTTTTTGTTCGGCCTGCCTGTGCTACGCCTGACCTCGGATTACCTGGGGATTGCCACGCTCGGTTTTGGAGTCATTTGTAAGGTTGGTTTTGACAACGCCAACAAAGTCATTCCGGCTATGGGCGGCGCGACCGGCATGACCGGCGTCCCTCAGGTTGCCGATTTCGACTGGATTTTCCTGTTCTTTATTTTGAGCATTGTCCTGGCCCGCAATTTTGTACAGTCCGCCCAGGGAAGATCGTGTATGGCCCTGCGGGAAGACGAGGTCGCCGCCAACGTGATCGGCATCAACATCTTCCGGTACAAAATGCTGGCGTTCGTGTTCGGATGCGGCCTGGCCGGGTTGGCCGGCGCGCTGTATGCGCACCGGTATCCCTTCCTTCATCCCTCGAACTTCGACTTCCTGCCGTCGGTGGACTTCCTGATCATCGTTGTGCTCGGCGGGATGGGCAGCCTGACCGGCACCGTGGTCACCGCGATCGGTTGGGTGTTCCTGCTGGAGGTATTGCGGGCGGTCCTGGGAATGGCGTTTATGGACTGGCGGGGCGTGATCTACGCTTTGATCCTGGTGGTCACCATCCTGGTGCGGCGCCAGGGTCTCTTTGGAAACAAAGAATATGGTTTTCTGGCTCCGCGAGTGTTCAAGGCCAAGGAGGGTCCAAATGCCACTGTTAAAGGTTGA
- a CDS encoding ABC transporter ATP-binding protein, producing MPLLKVDQLGIDFGGLKAVSDFNLEIKTGEIVGLIGPNGAGKTTVFNLITGYFPPNTGSITFDGKVITGKKPYQVCQLGIARTFQNIRLFTQNSVMDNVRAAFQPRTRYWLAEAFLRTPRFLAEEARIVAESEEILDTLGLLHRAGDQAGSLPYGAQRRLEIARALACKPRLLLLDEPAAGMNPSEVRELVELVKFVKERFDVTILLIEHQMGLVMNLCERLVVMDFGVTIAQGLPHEVREDPKVLSAYLGRGVVA from the coding sequence ATGCCACTGTTAAAGGTTGATCAACTGGGGATTGATTTCGGCGGCCTGAAAGCGGTGAGCGACTTCAACCTCGAGATAAAGACCGGTGAGATCGTGGGGCTTATCGGGCCGAACGGCGCGGGCAAGACCACCGTATTCAACCTGATCACCGGCTACTTCCCGCCAAACACTGGTTCCATCACCTTCGACGGCAAGGTGATCACCGGCAAAAAGCCTTACCAGGTCTGCCAGTTGGGCATCGCCCGTACCTTCCAGAACATTCGGCTGTTTACGCAAAACAGTGTGATGGACAACGTGCGGGCGGCTTTTCAGCCCCGGACCCGTTACTGGCTGGCGGAAGCCTTCCTGCGTACACCGCGGTTTCTGGCCGAGGAAGCCCGGATTGTCGCCGAGAGCGAGGAGATTCTGGACACGCTGGGCCTCCTGCACCGGGCCGGCGACCAGGCCGGGTCGCTGCCGTACGGCGCCCAGCGCCGCCTGGAAATCGCCCGGGCCCTGGCCTGCAAACCGAGACTCCTTTTGCTGGACGAGCCCGCGGCGGGGATGAACCCGTCGGAAGTGCGCGAGTTGGTCGAATTGGTCAAATTCGTGAAGGAAAGGTTTGACGTGACCATTCTGTTGATTGAGCACCAGATGGGCCTGGTCATGAACCTGTGCGAGCGGCTGGTGGTCATGGATTTCGGCGTCACCATCGCCCAGGGTTTGCCCCACGAGGTGCGTGAGGACCCGAAAGTATTGAGCGCCTATCTGGGCAGAGGGGTGGTGGCTTGA
- a CDS encoding ABC transporter ATP-binding protein translates to MLAVRNLSVFYGAIQAIQDISFEVREGEIVTLIGANGAGKSTTLRTISGLIKAKSGEIVFQDEIITSLRPHVIVGKGLIHVPEGRKIIGTFTVRENLMMGAYSRTDRAGIADTLEEVFTRFPRLKEREKQLGGTLSGGEQQMLAIGRGLMANPRLLLLDEPSMGLSPILTEEIFSIIRTINQKGTTILLVEQNAYMAFQIAHRAYVLETGRVLMSGDCRTIQNDPKVRSAYLGEIA, encoded by the coding sequence ATGCTTGCGGTGCGAAACCTCAGTGTCTTTTATGGGGCTATTCAGGCCATCCAGGACATCTCCTTCGAAGTGCGGGAAGGAGAGATCGTCACCCTGATCGGGGCGAACGGCGCCGGCAAGAGCACGACCCTGCGCACCATTTCGGGTTTGATCAAAGCGAAAAGCGGCGAAATAGTGTTCCAGGATGAAATAATCACCAGCCTTAGGCCGCACGTAATCGTAGGCAAGGGTCTGATCCACGTGCCTGAAGGGCGGAAGATCATCGGTACTTTTACGGTACGCGAGAACCTGATGATGGGCGCCTACTCGCGAACGGACCGGGCCGGGATCGCGGACACGCTGGAGGAAGTGTTCACCCGCTTCCCCCGTCTTAAGGAACGGGAGAAGCAGTTGGGCGGGACGCTTTCCGGCGGCGAACAGCAGATGCTGGCCATCGGGCGGGGATTAATGGCCAACCCCCGCCTCCTGCTGTTGGATGAACCGTCGATGGGGCTTTCACCGATCTTGACGGAGGAGATCTTCTCAATCATCCGGACCATCAACCAGAAGGGCACGACCATTCTTCTGGTGGAGCAGAACGCCTATATGGCTTTCCAGATCGCGCACCGGGCCTATGTGTTGGAAACCGGGCGGGTGCTGATGTCCGGGGACTGCCGGACTATCCAGAACGACCCGAAGGTCCGTTCCGCCTACCTGGGCGAAATCGCCTGA
- a CDS encoding HAD family hydrolase, which yields MRGVYIVDADNTLWDTNAVFLGAQLKMAANLRDSGCSLETAAALDLLRALDFRLALALDDFEYDYTRLALALLLVDRGRPHDEAVRLAAAAAPPALEWDQSQPAGTAFYAHLQAHCPPLFFGVTETLAKLRSEGNTLVLHSEGREQRIARTLAAHDLGPFFHHNVLERKSQDSFRRARQAGEASFAQARGRSPDHCVVVGDSPKRDIRFGNIIGATTVFKPGGWLGTELPDDPLLTPDYTISCFTELLGLGSR from the coding sequence TTGCGTGGCGTATATATCGTCGATGCCGACAACACCCTGTGGGATACGAACGCGGTGTTTCTGGGCGCTCAACTTAAGATGGCCGCCAACCTGCGGGACAGCGGGTGCAGCCTGGAGACCGCGGCGGCCCTGGATTTGCTGCGCGCGCTTGATTTTCGTCTCGCCCTGGCGCTCGATGACTTCGAGTATGACTATACGCGGTTGGCTTTAGCGCTGCTGCTGGTCGACCGCGGCCGGCCGCACGACGAGGCGGTCCGCCTGGCGGCGGCCGCGGCACCGCCGGCGCTGGAATGGGACCAGAGCCAACCGGCAGGGACGGCCTTTTACGCGCACCTTCAAGCGCACTGCCCCCCGCTTTTCTTTGGGGTCACCGAAACCCTGGCCAAGCTCCGGAGCGAAGGGAACACTTTGGTGCTGCATTCCGAGGGCCGGGAACAACGCATTGCCCGGACGCTGGCGGCACATGATCTTGGTCCGTTTTTTCACCATAACGTCCTGGAACGCAAAAGTCAGGACTCCTTCCGGCGGGCCAGGCAGGCCGGGGAGGCCTCTTTCGCGCAAGCCAGGGGCCGGAGCCCGGACCACTGCGTGGTGGTCGGCGACTCGCCCAAGCGCGACATCCGTTTCGGCAACATCATCGGGGCGACCACCGTCTTCAAGCCCGGGGGGTGGCTGGGAACCGAACTGCCTGACGACCCGCTGCTCACCCCGGACTACACCATCAGTTGTTTCACCGAACTGCTGGGGCTCGGGAGCAGATAA
- a CDS encoding putative sporulation protein YtxC: MDVYVSTQEHHAALMHTLLKRELRILRGKGMRVAFRERPPGVFRCRMNEPRLFGRRDRRGFRQAIANAVTVFVIQEWDYYVGRRLLISTGWTNDRDWEMVRARLKEDRSLFDGYRHECMHRLVSYLEDNIRLDVDGFVNFRMPDFIDYVGKAAGRILDDLLLEQENREFIGVLRQFVERREEPMDLVHVVMMSGNRFQIYDRSMQVVAKSVDSAPGAADDEVRQEDLLISALVTLAPRQVTLHGKCMAATYNTLTEVFPGALRRCAGCRYCPARNQA, from the coding sequence TTGGACGTCTATGTCTCCACGCAGGAACACCACGCCGCTCTTATGCACACTCTTTTAAAGCGGGAACTCCGCATCCTGAGAGGCAAGGGGATGCGGGTGGCTTTCAGGGAACGGCCCCCCGGCGTTTTCCGCTGCCGGATGAATGAGCCCCGGCTTTTCGGCCGGCGGGACCGCAGAGGTTTCCGGCAGGCGATCGCCAATGCGGTGACGGTGTTCGTGATCCAGGAGTGGGACTATTACGTCGGCCGCCGGCTCTTGATCAGCACCGGTTGGACGAATGACCGGGACTGGGAGATGGTCCGCGCCCGCCTGAAAGAGGACCGGTCCCTTTTCGACGGCTACCGGCACGAGTGCATGCACCGCCTGGTGTCTTACCTGGAAGACAACATCCGGTTGGACGTCGACGGCTTCGTCAACTTCCGGATGCCGGATTTTATCGACTATGTCGGGAAAGCCGCGGGCCGGATTCTGGACGACCTTTTGCTGGAACAGGAAAACCGCGAGTTCATCGGCGTGCTCCGGCAATTTGTAGAACGGCGGGAAGAACCGATGGACCTGGTGCACGTGGTGATGATGTCGGGAAATCGTTTTCAGATTTATGACCGGTCTATGCAGGTGGTGGCCAAAAGCGTGGATTCGGCGCCGGGTGCGGCAGACGACGAGGTCCGGCAGGAAGATCTTCTGATTTCAGCCCTGGTGACCCTGGCTCCCCGCCAGGTCACCCTGCACGGCAAGTGCATGGCGGCCACCTACAATACGCTGACCGAGGTGTTCCCCGGGGCCCTGCGCCGTTGCGCCGGGTGCAGGTACTGCCCGGCCCGGAACCAGGCCTGA
- a CDS encoding DUF445 family protein: protein MFFLYALTLPLVGALIGWGTNLIAVWLLFRPYRPYKIPFLPITIQGLLPKRRQDLARSIGETVEAELLSFDDLVAQVHTEEMTKRLSLAVSDAVHEAVMARTPGIIPGSVKKALADTLADMVEDRVPDIIDWLADEVTQAAREEIKIARIIEDRMNSFPLEALEKIIFRVASKEIKHITVLGGVLGFLIGLVQVLFLYLARVFGTPVI, encoded by the coding sequence TTGTTCTTCCTATACGCGTTGACACTGCCGCTGGTTGGGGCGCTGATCGGGTGGGGGACCAATCTCATTGCCGTGTGGCTTCTGTTCCGTCCGTACCGGCCCTACAAGATCCCTTTCCTGCCGATCACCATTCAGGGGCTCCTGCCCAAGAGACGCCAGGATTTGGCCCGCAGCATCGGCGAGACGGTTGAAGCCGAACTGCTTTCCTTTGACGACCTGGTGGCGCAGGTCCATACTGAGGAAATGACGAAACGCCTGTCTCTCGCGGTCAGCGACGCGGTCCACGAAGCGGTGATGGCCCGCACTCCCGGGATAATCCCGGGGTCCGTGAAGAAGGCGCTGGCCGATACCCTGGCCGACATGGTGGAAGACCGGGTGCCGGACATTATTGACTGGCTGGCCGACGAGGTGACCCAGGCGGCCCGGGAGGAGATCAAGATCGCCCGGATTATAGAAGACCGGATGAATTCGTTTCCCTTGGAAGCCCTGGAAAAAATCATCTTCCGGGTGGCTTCCAAAGAGATCAAGCACATCACGGTGCTGGGCGGGGTTTTGGGCTTCCTGATCGGCCTGGTCCAGGTGCTTTTTCTGTATCTGGCCCGGGTGTTCGGCACGCCGGTGATTTAG
- a CDS encoding ATP-binding protein produces MVKLTKWILKSKLRIVLIGLLIPSIPLLALAGFFNFTLADNVGQLLTNKIYMTVTNVEERIEISMARDIAAAQVFATRPHLLAMIQQGDTDWMNRHLEHLIDNMEHMDKATIVNAQGLQIANYPFIPETIGMDFSHRDYFLGVTKHWSPYVSEFFLRTTEPRRYVFSIAVPLKLEGVPLGVLTMQPKADYFTRLLDGIIIPEGRIIVVDRKGRLVYSSLTGGKIIDPEDLSARPVVRKLMQGQSGFEETVDIETNEPVFTSYRPIGEYGWGVVVDVPTRVAMAPLILMLKWMAAVTLFLLLAGGYFGYRWSLLLESEKEIALKLHQKTTEVFAKNNQLARINEEMEALNQQLADASTAKSRFLANMSHELRTPMNSIIGFSQILEDGFAGELNKKQKEYVGYILTSGTHLLSLINDILDLSKVEAGKIELELTSFPVREALEEAAAQFVEICREQNIQLKIAIEPQAVRELEADKRKFKQILLNLLSNAVKFTPAGGAVSVTARLSSTAMVGLSMAEDGSALPYREFIEIAVSDTGIGIKPEDQNKLFKPFSQLESSYNKKYEGTGLGLALTKKLVELHNGMIWVESEFGRGSTFTLTLPLKQAG; encoded by the coding sequence GTGGTTAAATTAACCAAATGGATCTTGAAATCGAAACTTAGAATTGTCCTTATTGGTCTGCTTATTCCGAGCATTCCTCTCTTAGCGCTGGCCGGATTTTTTAATTTTACATTAGCGGATAATGTTGGCCAATTGCTGACCAATAAAATTTATATGACCGTCACGAATGTCGAAGAACGTATAGAAATCAGTATGGCCCGTGATATTGCCGCAGCGCAAGTATTTGCCACCAGACCGCATCTGTTGGCGATGATTCAGCAGGGCGATACGGACTGGATGAATAGGCACCTGGAGCATTTAATTGACAATATGGAGCACATGGACAAAGCTACCATTGTCAACGCACAGGGGCTTCAGATCGCCAACTATCCGTTTATTCCCGAAACAATCGGGATGGACTTTTCGCACCGGGACTATTTCCTGGGCGTGACGAAACACTGGTCGCCTTATGTTTCAGAGTTTTTTCTGAGAACAACAGAGCCAAGGCGCTATGTTTTTTCCATCGCTGTCCCGCTCAAGCTGGAAGGCGTCCCGTTAGGCGTGCTGACCATGCAGCCAAAAGCCGACTATTTCACCAGACTGCTGGATGGTATAATTATCCCTGAAGGTCGCATCATCGTCGTCGACCGTAAAGGTCGTTTGGTTTACAGTTCTTTAACAGGAGGCAAAATCATAGACCCCGAAGACCTTTCCGCCCGACCTGTGGTCCGGAAACTGATGCAAGGGCAAAGCGGGTTTGAGGAAACTGTAGATATTGAGACAAACGAACCGGTATTTACCTCCTATCGCCCGATCGGCGAGTATGGTTGGGGGGTTGTCGTTGATGTTCCAACGAGGGTAGCCATGGCGCCACTTATACTAATGTTAAAATGGATGGCTGCGGTCACTTTATTTTTGCTTTTAGCGGGCGGTTATTTTGGATATCGCTGGTCGTTGCTGCTGGAATCGGAAAAAGAGATCGCGTTAAAATTGCATCAAAAAACAACGGAGGTTTTTGCCAAAAATAATCAATTAGCCCGTATAAACGAGGAGATGGAAGCGCTGAACCAACAACTCGCCGATGCGTCAACGGCGAAATCCAGATTTCTAGCCAATATGTCCCATGAACTGAGGACCCCGATGAACTCCATCATCGGTTTTTCACAGATTCTGGAGGATGGTTTTGCGGGGGAGCTAAACAAAAAGCAAAAAGAATATGTCGGCTATATCCTGACCAGCGGCACCCACCTATTATCTCTCATCAACGATATCCTCGACCTTTCCAAGGTGGAGGCGGGTAAGATTGAATTGGAATTAACCAGCTTTCCAGTCAGGGAGGCGCTGGAGGAGGCAGCCGCCCAGTTTGTGGAAATATGCCGGGAACAGAATATTCAACTGAAGATAGCTATAGAACCGCAGGCCGTCCGGGAGCTGGAAGCTGACAAGAGAAAGTTCAAGCAGATACTGCTTAATCTCTTGAGCAACGCCGTAAAATTTACACCCGCTGGTGGTGCTGTCTCTGTTACCGCCAGGCTCTCTTCAACAGCAATGGTTGGCTTATCAATGGCGGAGGATGGTTCCGCTCTGCCTTACAGGGAATTTATAGAAATCGCGGTTTCCGATACCGGGATCGGGATTAAACCTGAGGATCAGAACAAGCTTTTCAAGCCTTTTTCGCAACTTGAATCATCGTATAATAAAAAATATGAAGGAACAGGTCTGGGGCTGGCCCTGACTAAAAAGCTCGTTGAGCTTCATAACGGTATGATCTGGGTTGAAAGCGAATTCGGCCGGGGCAGCACGTTTACCCTTACCCTTCCGCTTAAGCAAGCGGGTTAA
- a CDS encoding response regulator yields the protein MKILIVEDNGKNRTLLKDLLHYHGYDTIEAKDGAEGISLAKEHLPDLILLDIQIPVMDGLTVLKILKESDETRNIKVVALTSFAMKGDKEKLLAAGFDHYISKPIDTRELPKLIKQIFTDNST from the coding sequence ATGAAGATTTTAATCGTTGAGGATAATGGGAAAAACAGAACCCTGTTAAAAGATCTGTTGCATTACCACGGTTATGACACGATTGAAGCCAAAGATGGCGCAGAAGGCATCTCTCTGGCCAAAGAGCATCTTCCCGACCTTATTCTCCTGGATATTCAAATACCGGTTATGGATGGATTAACCGTCCTGAAGATATTAAAAGAGAGCGATGAAACCAGGAACATTAAAGTTGTGGCGCTTACTTCTTTTGCCATGAAGGGCGACAAGGAAAAACTTTTAGCGGCCGGGTTCGATCATTACATCTCAAAGCCGATAGATACAAGAGAGCTGCCTAAACTGATCAAACAAATTTTCACGGACAATAGCACTTAA